Proteins from one Planctomyces sp. SH-PL62 genomic window:
- a CDS encoding YmdB family metallophosphoesterase, protein MATDPARKSPLKILFIGDVVGAPGRKIVAQLLPRLIPRWGIGLVVCNAENSAGGSGLTLRCFEELTEAGADVLTMGDHVYRKDEIHQVFDRSDRVLKPANLPPEAPGPDLAIVEARDGTTVAVFSLLGRTFMKPVDCPFRAADRLLDQIGPGVRVVFVDFHAEATSDKQLLGRYLDGRVSAVLGTHTHVATADEQVLPGGTAFQSDVGMSGPHDGILGRRYDRVLAATLSSVPTHFDVATGDPRLNGALISIDPESGRALAIQRVSINQDEARRILTGAADQLADPSGSGPIGPRG, encoded by the coding sequence ATGGCGACCGATCCGGCACGCAAGTCCCCCCTGAAGATCCTGTTCATCGGCGACGTCGTCGGGGCCCCGGGTCGCAAGATCGTCGCGCAGTTGCTCCCCAGGCTGATCCCGCGATGGGGGATCGGACTGGTGGTCTGCAACGCCGAGAACTCGGCGGGGGGCTCGGGGCTCACCCTGCGCTGCTTCGAGGAGTTGACCGAGGCGGGGGCCGACGTCCTGACGATGGGGGACCACGTCTACCGCAAGGATGAGATCCATCAGGTCTTCGACCGATCGGACCGGGTCCTCAAGCCCGCCAATCTGCCCCCCGAGGCCCCCGGCCCGGACCTCGCGATCGTCGAGGCCCGCGACGGCACGACGGTGGCCGTCTTCTCGTTGCTGGGGCGGACCTTCATGAAGCCCGTCGACTGTCCCTTCCGCGCCGCCGACCGGCTCCTGGACCAGATCGGCCCCGGCGTCCGGGTCGTCTTCGTCGACTTCCACGCCGAGGCCACCAGCGACAAGCAACTCCTGGGTCGCTACCTCGACGGCCGCGTCTCGGCCGTCCTGGGCACCCACACCCACGTCGCCACGGCGGACGAGCAGGTCCTCCCCGGCGGCACGGCCTTCCAGAGCGACGTCGGCATGAGTGGGCCTCACGACGGGATTTTGGGCCGACGTTACGACCGAGTCCTGGCCGCGACGCTCTCCTCCGTCCCGACCCATTTCGACGTGGCCACCGGCGACCCTCGGCTGAACGGCGCCCTGATCTCGATCGACCCCGAGAGCGGCCGCGCCCTGGCGATCCAGCGCGTGAGCATCAATCAGGACGAGGCGCGGCGGATCCTCACCGGCGCGGCCGACCAACTCGCCGACCCTTCCGGCTCGGGACCGATAGGGCCTCGCGGCTGA
- a CDS encoding aminoglycoside phosphotransferase family protein, with amino-acid sequence MTPLGLVDLFDRYPPSERPLESPTALSAAGGLSGSLLWRYRSTNGDRLARAWPPTTGLDRVERIHAWLRLLADLPFVPRPIHMLLGETAVSLRGCCWEVVPWLPGAAVAGSLPTAARVRAAFGALAEVHVRIARVDARHGESPGLAVRRDELDRLARGGFEAIARALEARSDDSLAGPASTWLELARRVAPVVLASTWKASRAALPLQPCLRDARPEHFLFVGDALTGLVDYGAMDVESVAADLARLWGEWLPGGEGEALRAEGLAEYRRIRPVGAAELEAAVAFEELADVLIAERWIRWRYLEGRRFDDERAFDDGIARGLSRLRGLAGRRGLGA; translated from the coding sequence GTGACCCCCCTCGGACTCGTCGACCTGTTCGACCGCTATCCTCCCTCCGAACGCCCCCTCGAATCGCCCACTGCGCTGAGCGCCGCCGGCGGCCTCAGCGGCTCGCTCCTCTGGCGTTACCGATCGACGAACGGCGACCGCCTGGCCCGCGCCTGGCCGCCGACGACCGGGCTCGATCGCGTCGAGAGGATCCACGCCTGGCTTCGCCTGCTCGCCGATCTCCCGTTCGTCCCCCGGCCGATCCACATGCTCCTCGGGGAGACGGCGGTCTCGCTGAGGGGCTGTTGCTGGGAGGTGGTCCCCTGGCTTCCCGGCGCCGCCGTCGCCGGATCGCTCCCTACCGCCGCCAGGGTCCGCGCCGCCTTCGGGGCGCTGGCGGAAGTCCATGTACGGATCGCGCGGGTCGACGCCCGTCACGGCGAGAGTCCCGGCCTGGCCGTCCGTCGGGACGAGCTGGACCGCCTGGCGCGGGGGGGCTTCGAAGCGATCGCAAGGGCCCTGGAAGCGCGATCGGACGACTCGCTTGCGGGGCCTGCGTCCACCTGGCTGGAGCTGGCGCGTCGTGTCGCGCCGGTGGTTTTGGCGTCGACGTGGAAGGCGAGTCGGGCCGCGCTCCCGTTGCAGCCTTGCCTCCGCGACGCCCGTCCGGAGCACTTCCTCTTCGTCGGCGACGCCCTGACCGGCCTCGTCGATTACGGGGCGATGGACGTGGAGTCCGTCGCGGCCGACCTGGCCCGGCTCTGGGGGGAGTGGCTCCCCGGCGGCGAGGGCGAGGCGTTGCGCGCCGAGGGGCTCGCGGAGTATCGGCGGATTCGGCCCGTGGGAGCGGCGGAGCTTGAGGCGGCCGTCGCGTTCGAGGAGCTGGCCGACGTGCTCATCGCCGAGCGCTGGATTCGCTGGCGGTATCTCGAAGGCCGTCGATTCGACGACGAACGGGCGTTCGACGACGGGATCGCCCGAGGGCTCTCGCGGCTTCGAGGGCTCGCCGGCCGACGCGGCCTGGGAGCCTGA
- a CDS encoding lysophospholipid acyltransferase family protein produces MPSLLPIWWLTRFYTRSLHRLRSNGWAPLPERGAAILIANHTCCIDHLLLQSRCRRVLGFMIAKEMYDLPIVHSFCLLTECIPVNRDGRDIQATRAALRTLAEGKVLPIFPEGRITPESGRRLGPMRAGAAFIAVRSGVPVVPAFISGTPATIDIGPALWSPSRSRVMFGEPLDLSDFHPSQAADKDVLARVCERFDQALRDLQERSFREFGGVPARIEEPAGMGPVE; encoded by the coding sequence GTGCCGAGCCTCCTGCCCATCTGGTGGCTGACCCGCTTCTACACCCGATCCTTGCACCGCCTGCGATCCAACGGCTGGGCCCCGCTCCCCGAACGCGGGGCGGCCATCCTGATCGCCAACCATACCTGCTGCATCGACCATCTCCTTCTGCAATCGCGATGCCGTCGGGTCCTGGGATTCATGATCGCCAAGGAAATGTACGATCTACCGATCGTCCATTCGTTCTGCCTCCTGACGGAATGCATCCCGGTGAATCGCGACGGCCGGGACATCCAGGCGACCCGCGCCGCCCTGCGGACGTTGGCGGAGGGGAAGGTCCTGCCGATCTTCCCTGAAGGTCGGATCACGCCCGAGTCGGGCCGAAGGCTCGGGCCGATGAGGGCGGGGGCGGCGTTCATCGCGGTCCGGTCGGGGGTTCCGGTCGTCCCCGCGTTCATCTCGGGGACGCCGGCGACGATCGACATCGGCCCGGCGCTCTGGTCGCCGTCGCGCTCTCGCGTCATGTTCGGCGAGCCGCTCGACCTCTCCGACTTCCACCCGTCCCAGGCCGCCGATAAAGACGTTCTCGCGCGCGTCTGCGAGCGGTTCGATCAGGCCCTCCGCGATCTCCAGGAGCGGAGCTTCCGCGAGTTCGGCGGGGTCCCGGCGCGGATCGAGGAGCCTGCCGGGATGGGGCCGGTCGAGTGA
- a CDS encoding acyl carrier protein, giving the protein MIQSLAAANTFEGAMATVSDLIRSVSEKARSKVITADTLLLEDLALDSLDVVRVVMLIEDRHGVSIDLDVVADMKSVADLARGLVQESRSAA; this is encoded by the coding sequence GTGATCCAATCGCTGGCAGCCGCGAACACATTCGAGGGGGCGATGGCGACCGTGTCGGACCTGATCCGATCGGTCTCCGAGAAGGCGCGGTCCAAGGTGATCACCGCCGACACCCTCCTCCTCGAAGACCTGGCGCTCGACTCGCTCGACGTGGTGCGGGTCGTCATGCTGATCGAGGATCGCCACGGCGTGAGCATCGATCTCGACGTCGTGGCCGACATGAAGTCCGTCGCGGACCTCGCCCGCGGGCTGGTCCAGGAATCCAGGTCGGCGGCCTGA
- a CDS encoding fumarylacetoacetate hydrolase family protein — protein MHLVKFATDADPTPRVGLLQAGEVAPLGAGPSRLSEILHGVDPAATVAGLADRAVDRLKLDSIRLLPPMDRQEVWGAGVTYERSKTAREEESRQAATFYDLVYRAERPELFFKATPHRVVGPGEPIRIRRDARWTVPEPELALVLSPKLELVGFTIGNDVSSRDIEGENPLYLPQAKVYDGCCALGPAIILAASIADPSDLEIRLEIRRSGEIAFEGKTSTSRMARRYEDLIAWLGRDQSFPEGVILLTGTGIIPPDEFALRSGDVVRIEIEGLGRLENPALACGEATS, from the coding sequence ATGCATCTCGTCAAATTCGCGACCGACGCCGATCCGACGCCCCGAGTGGGCCTGTTGCAAGCCGGAGAGGTGGCCCCGCTCGGGGCCGGGCCCTCCCGTTTATCGGAAATCCTCCACGGCGTCGACCCGGCCGCCACGGTCGCAGGGCTGGCCGACCGGGCCGTCGACCGCTTGAAGCTCGACTCGATCCGGCTGCTCCCGCCGATGGACCGTCAGGAGGTCTGGGGGGCGGGCGTGACCTATGAACGGAGCAAAACGGCCCGCGAGGAGGAATCGCGCCAGGCCGCGACGTTCTACGATCTGGTCTACCGCGCCGAGCGGCCGGAGTTGTTTTTCAAGGCGACGCCCCATCGGGTCGTCGGGCCTGGGGAACCGATCCGCATCCGTCGCGACGCCCGCTGGACCGTCCCCGAGCCCGAGCTGGCGCTCGTCCTGTCGCCGAAGCTCGAACTGGTCGGCTTCACGATCGGGAACGACGTCAGCTCGCGGGACATCGAGGGGGAGAACCCGCTCTATCTGCCCCAGGCGAAAGTCTATGACGGCTGCTGCGCCCTGGGACCGGCGATCATCCTGGCGGCGTCGATCGCCGATCCGAGCGACCTGGAAATCCGCCTGGAGATCCGACGGTCGGGCGAGATCGCGTTCGAGGGGAAGACCTCGACGTCACGGATGGCTCGACGATACGAAGACCTGATCGCCTGGCTCGGTCGGGATCAATCATTCCCCGAGGGGGTGATCCTGCTGACCGGGACCGGAATCATCCCGCCCGACGAATTCGCCCTGAGATCGGGCGACGTGGTGCGGATCGAGATCGAGGGGCTCGGCAGGCTCGAGAATCCTGCTCTGGCCTGCGGCGAGGCCACCAGCTGA
- a CDS encoding beta-ketoacyl-[acyl-carrier-protein] synthase family protein, with translation MAERVYVVGHGAITCLGKDMDATWRALIAGESGIRRHASLDRGQYLQDVAGLVEDLGPASRTEDREFARLSARFLSLAMTAARAAWADAGMPGVEDRIDRERVAVAVGSAFGGMDFLEAQQARMRKRTDLSVSPFLVPGLLINQAGGQISQQLKLYGPGVAPANACASGAHAIILGAMMLKAGDADLALCGAAESAFTPAIVNGFSTMKALFSPKPGDRAEADPSQASRPFSRDRAGFVMSEGAGMVVLATRRALDRLGLTPQAELAGYAVNSDGFHMATPSPDRIRRCLTLGLEKAEVAPGEVDYYNAHGTSTTINDQVETGVLKEVFGDHARRLPVSSIKGAIGHTLGAASAVEAAVCLRALRDQIVPPTANHLPDPELDLDYVPNQARAVRLDTVMSASFGFGGTNNVLVLRRPRD, from the coding sequence ATGGCGGAACGGGTCTACGTGGTGGGGCATGGCGCGATCACCTGCCTGGGCAAGGACATGGACGCCACCTGGCGGGCGCTGATCGCCGGCGAGTCGGGGATTCGTCGGCACGCCTCGCTCGATCGCGGGCAGTATCTCCAGGACGTCGCCGGCCTGGTCGAGGACCTGGGGCCGGCCTCGCGAACCGAGGACCGGGAGTTCGCGAGGCTCTCGGCCCGGTTCCTGTCGCTGGCGATGACGGCGGCCCGCGCGGCCTGGGCCGACGCCGGGATGCCGGGAGTCGAGGACCGCATCGACCGCGAGCGGGTCGCGGTGGCCGTCGGCTCGGCGTTCGGCGGGATGGATTTCCTCGAAGCCCAGCAGGCCCGGATGCGGAAGCGGACCGACCTGTCGGTGAGCCCGTTCCTGGTCCCCGGCCTGCTGATCAATCAGGCGGGCGGGCAGATCTCCCAGCAGTTGAAGCTGTATGGGCCGGGCGTCGCGCCGGCGAACGCCTGCGCGTCGGGCGCCCACGCGATCATCCTGGGCGCGATGATGCTCAAGGCGGGCGACGCCGACCTGGCCCTCTGCGGCGCGGCGGAAAGCGCGTTCACGCCGGCGATCGTCAACGGCTTCTCGACCATGAAGGCCCTGTTCAGCCCCAAACCGGGCGACCGCGCCGAGGCGGACCCCTCCCAGGCCAGCCGACCCTTCAGCCGGGACCGCGCGGGGTTCGTCATGTCGGAGGGGGCGGGGATGGTCGTCCTCGCCACGAGGCGGGCCCTGGATCGGCTGGGATTGACCCCGCAGGCCGAACTCGCGGGCTACGCCGTCAACTCCGACGGCTTCCACATGGCGACCCCCAGCCCCGACCGCATCCGACGTTGCCTCACGCTCGGGCTGGAGAAGGCCGAGGTCGCGCCCGGGGAGGTCGACTACTACAACGCCCACGGCACCAGCACCACGATCAATGATCAGGTCGAGACAGGCGTCTTGAAGGAGGTCTTCGGCGACCACGCGCGACGGCTGCCGGTCAGCTCGATCAAGGGGGCGATCGGCCACACCCTCGGCGCGGCTTCAGCCGTGGAGGCCGCCGTCTGCCTCCGCGCCCTCCGCGATCAGATCGTCCCGCCCACGGCCAACCACCTGCCCGACCCGGAGCTTGACCTCGACTACGTCCCGAACCAGGCTCGGGCGGTGCGCCTGGACACGGTGATGAGCGCCTCGTTCGGATTCGGGGGGACCAACAACGTCCTGGTGCTCCGCCGCCCTCGCGACTGA
- a CDS encoding PLP-dependent aminotransferase family protein, with translation MTRPIHLSAATARTSAPSISSLIKLALERPQIVSLAAGFVDQQSLPVETTALAAAQILGDAPAGRAALQYGTTIGDEALRAILIERLEVQHGVPPGSYRRAVDRTILTTGSAQLIYLVGEALLDPGDVVIVEAPTYFVFLGPLETRGARAIRTPIDGQGLRIDALEATFERLRAEGSLDKVKLVYTIPEHSNPTGISLAAERRKPLVDLVRRWSDEAGHRIYLLEDSAYHGLSYDSKEADSLWSLDSEGETVILARTFSKTYSPGMKLGYGVLPGGLVDPVLTLKGNHDFGTSNFIQKLIRLVLANGEYDRQVERLKGVYARKRDVFLEALERHFEPIRDRVSWTRPHGGLYVWMTLPESVDTGFDGPLFRRCLEQDVIYVPGEFAFAPEPSAPPRNHLRLTYGVPDEAALAEGARRLAEAVRETLDSPEGPA, from the coding sequence ATGACACGACCCATCCATCTCAGCGCGGCGACCGCCCGGACCAGCGCCCCCTCGATCAGCAGCCTGATCAAGCTCGCGCTGGAGCGTCCGCAGATCGTGTCCCTGGCGGCGGGATTCGTCGACCAGCAGTCGCTCCCGGTCGAGACCACGGCCCTCGCCGCGGCCCAGATTTTGGGAGACGCGCCGGCGGGGCGTGCCGCGCTGCAATACGGAACGACGATTGGCGACGAGGCCCTGCGGGCGATCCTGATCGAACGGCTGGAGGTCCAGCACGGGGTCCCCCCCGGCAGTTACCGGCGGGCCGTGGATCGGACGATCCTGACCACCGGGTCCGCCCAGCTCATCTACCTCGTCGGCGAGGCGCTCCTCGACCCCGGCGACGTCGTGATCGTCGAGGCGCCGACCTACTTCGTCTTCCTCGGCCCCCTGGAGACCCGAGGGGCCCGCGCGATCCGCACGCCCATCGACGGCCAGGGGCTCCGGATCGACGCCCTGGAAGCGACCTTCGAGCGGCTCCGCGCCGAGGGCTCGCTCGACAAGGTCAAACTCGTCTACACGATCCCCGAGCACTCGAACCCCACGGGGATCAGCCTGGCCGCCGAGCGTCGCAAGCCGCTGGTGGACCTGGTCCGGCGCTGGTCGGACGAGGCGGGCCACCGCATCTATCTCCTGGAGGACTCCGCCTACCACGGACTCTCCTACGACTCGAAGGAGGCCGACAGCCTCTGGAGCCTCGACTCCGAGGGGGAGACGGTGATCCTGGCCCGGACCTTCAGCAAGACGTACAGCCCGGGGATGAAGCTGGGCTACGGCGTGCTCCCCGGCGGCCTGGTGGATCCCGTCCTCACGCTCAAGGGGAACCACGATTTCGGGACTTCGAACTTCATCCAGAAGCTGATCCGTCTGGTCCTCGCCAACGGCGAGTACGACCGCCAGGTCGAGCGGTTGAAGGGCGTCTACGCCCGGAAGCGGGACGTCTTCCTGGAGGCCCTGGAACGCCACTTCGAGCCGATTCGCGACCGCGTGAGCTGGACGCGGCCCCACGGCGGGCTCTACGTCTGGATGACGCTGCCGGAGTCGGTCGATACCGGATTCGACGGGCCGCTGTTCCGACGCTGCCTCGAGCAAGACGTGATCTACGTGCCCGGGGAGTTCGCCTTCGCCCCGGAACCGTCCGCGCCGCCTCGCAACCACCTGAGGCTGACTTACGGCGTCCCCGACGAGGCCGCGCTGGCGGAAGGCGCCCGGCGGCTCGCCGAGGCCGTCCGCGAGACGCTCGATTCGCCCGAAGGGCCGGCCTGA
- a CDS encoding LptF/LptG family permease — protein MGILQRYVWGEVFRAFAMALITMTGIFVLFMVAAEAMNSHMLSPRDILHLVPFIIPSTLPYTTPVSLLFAVTVVYGRIAGDNEIIAVKTAGLSVMTVIWPTILLGAVVSVSLWQLSRTWIPASAHQAKMVLFRDLEDVVYKFLKRDKQFSLPGSPFFIKVLDVEDRVLIQPTFKQKKPLPDGGYTYTGTIQAKTARLRFDLDRKVVVVYLEGAEAQNHGGAQEVTLLPESGHTFEIPFPEKKGEFAVKSIQEHTNAELNEELANAREHLANDRRREAIGVGLLFAAGKMGDVKWGDVHEVFAKNLHWKKKCDELETEKQLRTSMAFGSLLFVVLGAPIGIRFAKRDFLSAFMTCFLPIIGLYYPLMLLGINMGKEGTMAPYKALWISNLVLALLAGWVYPRIIKY, from the coding sequence TTGGGTATCCTTCAACGCTACGTCTGGGGAGAGGTCTTCCGCGCCTTCGCCATGGCGCTGATCACGATGACGGGCATCTTCGTCCTCTTCATGGTCGCCGCCGAGGCCATGAACAGCCACATGCTCTCCCCGCGAGACATCCTCCACCTGGTCCCCTTCATCATCCCGAGCACCCTCCCCTACACCACGCCGGTCTCGCTGCTGTTCGCGGTGACCGTGGTCTACGGGCGGATCGCCGGCGACAACGAGATCATCGCGGTCAAGACCGCGGGCCTCAGCGTCATGACCGTGATCTGGCCCACTATCCTGCTCGGCGCCGTGGTCAGCGTCAGCCTCTGGCAGCTCAGCCGGACCTGGATCCCCGCCAGCGCCCACCAGGCCAAGATGGTCCTCTTCCGCGACCTGGAAGATGTCGTCTACAAGTTCCTCAAGCGCGACAAGCAGTTCTCGCTGCCGGGGAGCCCGTTCTTCATCAAGGTCCTCGACGTGGAGGACCGGGTGCTGATCCAGCCCACCTTCAAGCAGAAGAAGCCGCTGCCGGACGGCGGCTACACCTACACGGGGACCATCCAGGCCAAGACGGCCCGGCTCCGGTTCGACCTGGATCGCAAGGTCGTCGTCGTCTACCTGGAGGGGGCGGAGGCGCAGAACCACGGCGGCGCCCAGGAGGTGACGCTCCTCCCCGAGAGCGGCCACACCTTCGAGATCCCGTTCCCCGAGAAGAAGGGGGAGTTCGCGGTGAAGTCGATCCAGGAGCACACCAACGCCGAGCTGAACGAGGAGTTGGCGAACGCCCGCGAGCACCTCGCGAACGACCGCAGACGCGAGGCGATCGGCGTCGGCCTGCTGTTCGCCGCCGGCAAGATGGGCGACGTCAAGTGGGGGGACGTCCACGAGGTCTTCGCCAAAAACCTCCACTGGAAGAAGAAGTGCGACGAGCTGGAGACCGAGAAGCAGCTCCGCACGTCGATGGCCTTCGGCAGCCTCCTGTTCGTCGTCCTGGGCGCGCCGATCGGGATCCGGTTCGCCAAGCGGGACTTCCTAAGCGCCTTCATGACCTGCTTCCTGCCGATCATCGGCCTCTATTACCCGCTGATGCTCCTGGGCATCAACATGGGGAAGGAGGGGACGATGGCCCCGTACAAGGCGCTCTGGATCAGCAACCTCG